A stretch of Rhizobium sp. TH2 DNA encodes these proteins:
- the rlmB gene encoding 23S rRNA (guanosine(2251)-2'-O)-methyltransferase RlmB, which translates to MSKDEKSGHTPKDTHYATLRRAHRDQKRERGELPAKPMGGPKAKAPFKGPQLPPDTVWLYGIHTVKAAIDNPERKLIKLKATQNALARLELSDAQMVKLQIEMVSPQDIDKLTGPDAIHQGVLLEARPLPVRKLDSLKDRPLLLVLDQVTDPHNVGAIMRSAVAFDAGAVVTTERHSPTESGVMAKSASGALEMIPYIQITNLADALEELVKLGFQTIGLDSEGPAPLEGTFSGKKIALVLGAEGKGLRQKTRATCDSLARLDMPGAIKSLNVSNAAAISMYAARAYLAK; encoded by the coding sequence ATGAGCAAAGATGAAAAAAGCGGCCATACGCCCAAGGACACCCATTACGCCACTCTCCGGCGCGCGCATCGCGACCAGAAGCGCGAGCGCGGCGAACTGCCGGCCAAACCGATGGGCGGCCCCAAGGCCAAGGCGCCGTTCAAGGGGCCGCAGCTACCGCCCGACACGGTGTGGCTCTATGGCATTCATACGGTCAAGGCGGCGATAGACAATCCCGAGCGCAAGCTGATCAAGCTGAAGGCCACCCAGAACGCACTGGCGCGGCTCGAACTCAGCGACGCCCAGATGGTGAAGCTGCAGATCGAGATGGTCAGCCCACAGGATATCGACAAGCTGACAGGGCCGGACGCCATCCATCAGGGTGTGCTGCTCGAAGCACGGCCGCTGCCGGTGCGGAAACTCGATTCGCTCAAGGACCGCCCTCTCCTGCTGGTTCTCGACCAGGTCACCGATCCGCACAATGTCGGCGCGATCATGCGTTCGGCGGTCGCCTTCGATGCCGGCGCGGTCGTCACCACCGAGCGCCATTCGCCGACCGAATCGGGCGTCATGGCGAAATCGGCCTCGGGCGCGCTCGAAATGATTCCCTATATCCAGATCACCAATCTCGCCGATGCGCTGGAAGAACTGGTGAAGCTCGGCTTCCAGACAATCGGGCTCGATTCGGAAGGTCCGGCGCCGCTCGAAGGCACGTTCTCGGGCAAAAAGATCGCGCTGGTGCTCGGCGCCGAGGGCAAGGGGTTGCGGCAGAAGACGCGGGCGACATGCGACAGCCTCGCCCGGCTCGACATGCCGGGCGCCATCAAGTCGCTCAATGTGTCGAACGCCGCGGCGATCTCGATGTATGCCGCACGCGCGTATCTGGCGAAATGA
- a CDS encoding nidogen-like domain-containing protein — protein sequence MAYSDIRQHIHLDATYTVAEKRQILVSIKHAYLNSPSAQAMFDRLLTVEPDVTINNANKFNANRDTNILNIGPHYLDNLYMINSHGVAVRYNFEVALLHEFSHALNNILDPTDAQLAAHDYVGDNVRFENVMRAELGAAPRTTYFNIMKDAIYADAPPASRKGYTNGNEIDQAVVSNVKFINIDTTSHGNSRDLLIGVKTQDNELLAGGGRDYVYGFNGNDKLDGGDGTDYLFGGDGNDILIGGSGSNLLDGGTGKDIAELTGFKFMQTVTVSGGTRTLVDQGTGDKNVLRGIETTRFTASGASLPVEITSTFVASTGTTLAPNDDSFSSASLTSAFEKGLNFFGTKYTEVFVNNNGSLTFGSGLSSFTPGSIGGGSGLPIIAAFWADVDTRSGGGTVSYGYNSAHDSFVATWSGVDYYNTNAVGHVTRSNSYQIEIFDQGGGDAEIVIRYGDLNWTTGDASGGSGGLGGTVARAGVNSGNSTFQFEMPGSGNQAAMLALDTSSNCGRAGVWRFSVHNGTIIEDELVFNSHHHQAEPDWAFM from the coding sequence ATGGCCTATAGCGATATCAGACAGCATATCCATCTCGATGCCACCTATACTGTCGCGGAGAAGCGCCAGATCTTGGTATCGATCAAGCACGCATACCTGAACTCGCCGAGCGCGCAGGCAATGTTCGACCGTCTGTTGACCGTGGAACCTGATGTCACGATCAACAATGCCAACAAATTCAACGCTAACCGTGACACAAATATACTCAACATCGGGCCGCACTATCTCGACAACCTCTATATGATCAACTCGCACGGCGTGGCCGTGCGCTACAATTTCGAAGTCGCGCTGCTGCATGAGTTCTCGCATGCGCTCAACAACATCCTCGATCCGACGGACGCGCAGCTGGCGGCCCACGATTATGTCGGTGACAATGTTCGGTTCGAGAATGTCATGCGCGCCGAACTCGGCGCCGCGCCGAGAACGACCTACTTCAACATCATGAAAGACGCGATTTATGCGGATGCTCCACCAGCGTCCAGGAAGGGATATACGAACGGCAACGAGATCGATCAGGCGGTTGTGTCGAATGTCAAATTCATCAACATCGACACGACAAGCCATGGCAACTCGCGCGACCTGCTGATCGGCGTGAAGACGCAGGACAACGAACTCCTCGCGGGTGGCGGTAGGGATTACGTCTATGGCTTCAACGGCAACGATAAGCTCGACGGTGGCGACGGTACCGATTACCTGTTCGGTGGCGATGGAAACGATATCCTGATCGGCGGGAGCGGCAGCAACCTGCTCGATGGTGGCACTGGGAAGGATATTGCCGAGCTCACGGGCTTCAAGTTCATGCAAACAGTCACCGTCTCTGGCGGCACGCGCACGCTCGTCGATCAGGGCACTGGCGACAAGAATGTCCTGAGAGGCATCGAAACCACGCGCTTCACGGCCTCTGGCGCATCGCTGCCGGTGGAGATTACCTCGACCTTCGTCGCGAGCACTGGCACGACGCTGGCCCCGAACGATGACAGCTTTTCGTCGGCGTCGCTGACCTCGGCGTTCGAAAAGGGCCTCAATTTCTTCGGGACCAAGTACACCGAGGTCTTCGTCAACAACAACGGCAGCCTGACCTTCGGCAGCGGCCTGAGCAGCTTCACGCCCGGCTCGATCGGCGGAGGATCCGGCCTGCCCATCATCGCGGCTTTCTGGGCCGATGTGGACACAAGGAGCGGCGGCGGAACTGTCAGCTACGGCTACAACAGCGCCCATGACAGTTTCGTCGCCACCTGGAGCGGCGTCGATTATTACAACACCAACGCTGTCGGTCATGTCACGCGCTCGAACTCCTACCAGATTGAGATCTTCGACCAAGGCGGCGGCGATGCCGAGATCGTCATCCGCTATGGCGATCTCAACTGGACGACCGGCGATGCCTCGGGCGGTTCGGGCGGCCTCGGCGGTACTGTCGCACGCGCCGGCGTCAATTCCGGCAATTCCACGTTCCAGTTCGAGATGCCGGGATCGGGAAACCAGGCGGCGATGCTGGCGCTCGACACTTCGTCCAATTGCGGCCGTGCCGGTGTCTGGCGCTTCAGCGTCCACAATGGCACCATCATAGAGGATGAACTGGTGTTCAACAGTCACCACCATCAGGCGGAACCGGACTGGGCCTTCATGTGA
- the tuf gene encoding elongation factor Tu yields the protein MAKSKFERNKPHVNIGTIGHVDHGKTSLTAAITKYFGEYKAYDQIDAAPEEKARGITISTAHVEYETPARHYAHVDCPGHADYVKNMITGAAQMDGAILVCSAADGPMPQTREHILLARQVGVPAIVVFLNKVDQVDDAELLELVELEVRELLSSYDFPGDEIPIVKGSALAALEDSDKKIGEDSIRELMAAVDAYIPTPERPINLPFLLPIEDVFSISGRGTVVTGRVERGIVKVGEEVEIVGIRPTTKTTVTGVEMFRKLLDQGQAGDNIGALIRGVTRDGVERGQILCKPGSVKPHKKFMAEAYILTKEEGGRHTPFFTNYRPQFYFRTTDVTGIVTLPEGTEMVMPGDNVTVSVELIVPIAMEEKLRFAIREGGRTVGAGIVASIVE from the coding sequence ATGGCAAAGAGCAAATTCGAGCGGAACAAGCCGCATGTGAACATTGGCACGATTGGTCACGTTGACCATGGCAAGACGTCTCTGACGGCTGCGATCACCAAGTATTTCGGTGAATACAAGGCTTACGACCAGATCGACGCCGCGCCGGAGGAGAAGGCCCGTGGCATCACGATCTCGACCGCTCACGTCGAATACGAGACGCCGGCCCGCCACTATGCCCATGTCGACTGCCCCGGCCACGCCGACTATGTCAAGAACATGATCACCGGCGCCGCACAGATGGACGGCGCGATCCTGGTTTGCTCGGCCGCCGACGGCCCGATGCCGCAGACCCGCGAGCACATCCTGCTCGCCCGTCAGGTCGGCGTTCCCGCGATCGTCGTGTTCCTCAACAAGGTCGACCAGGTCGATGACGCCGAGCTTCTCGAACTCGTCGAACTGGAAGTGCGCGAACTTCTGTCGTCCTACGACTTCCCGGGCGACGAAATCCCGATCGTCAAGGGCTCGGCTCTGGCCGCTCTTGAAGATTCCGACAAGAAGATCGGCGAAGATTCGATCCGCGAACTGATGGCCGCCGTCGACGCCTACATCCCGACGCCTGAGCGTCCGATCAACCTGCCGTTCCTGCTGCCGATCGAAGACGTGTTCTCGATCTCGGGCCGTGGTACGGTTGTGACCGGCCGCGTCGAGCGTGGCATCGTCAAGGTTGGCGAGGAAGTCGAGATCGTCGGCATCCGTCCGACCACCAAGACCACCGTGACCGGCGTTGAAATGTTCCGCAAGCTGCTCGACCAGGGCCAGGCCGGCGACAACATCGGCGCGCTGATCCGCGGCGTCACCCGTGACGGCGTCGAGCGTGGCCAGATCCTGTGCAAGCCGGGTTCGGTCAAGCCGCACAAGAAGTTCATGGCTGAAGCCTACATCCTGACCAAGGAAGAAGGCGGCCGTCATACGCCGTTCTTCACCAACTACCGTCCGCAGTTCTATTTCCGCACGACGGATGTGACGGGCATCGTCACGCTGCCGGAAGGCACCGAGATGGTCATGCCCGGCGACAACGTGACGGTTTCGGTCGAGCTGATCGTTCCGATCGCGATGGAAGAAAAGCTCCGCTTCGCGATCCGCGAAGGCGGCCGCACCGTCGGCGCCGGCATCGTCGCATCCATCGTCGAGTAA
- a CDS encoding NAD(P)-dependent oxidoreductase, protein MGKRIFFTGGSGKAGRHAVPWLVNAGYEVHNIDLVPLNHPDVTNLTADICDSGQVFNAMSMHRDFPDLDHGKGVQPFDAVVHFAAVPRILIKPDNETYRINVMGTYNVIEAAVKLGVRKIIVASSETTYGVCFAEGHRDFHHFPLEEDYDVNPMDSYGLSKVINEKTARAFAERSGADIYALRIGNVIEPHEYEQFPIFFANPEMRKRIAWSYIDARDLGQIVHLCIEKSGLGYQVFNATNDTVSANTPSRELAKRFFPNVPFKREIGEYESLLSNRKIREVLGFKEEHDWRKYVKV, encoded by the coding sequence ATGGGCAAGCGTATTTTCTTCACCGGCGGTTCGGGCAAGGCCGGGCGGCACGCCGTGCCGTGGCTGGTCAATGCCGGCTATGAGGTCCACAATATCGACCTCGTGCCACTAAACCACCCCGACGTGACCAATCTCACGGCCGACATCTGCGATTCCGGCCAGGTCTTCAACGCGATGAGCATGCACCGGGATTTCCCCGACCTTGACCACGGCAAGGGCGTGCAGCCCTTCGATGCCGTGGTCCACTTCGCCGCCGTGCCGCGCATCCTGATCAAGCCGGACAACGAGACCTACCGCATCAATGTGATGGGCACCTATAACGTCATCGAGGCGGCGGTGAAGCTCGGCGTCAGGAAGATCATCGTCGCATCCTCCGAAACCACCTACGGCGTCTGCTTCGCCGAGGGCCATCGCGATTTCCATCATTTCCCGCTGGAAGAAGACTATGACGTCAACCCGATGGATTCCTATGGCCTCTCCAAGGTGATCAACGAGAAGACCGCCCGCGCCTTTGCCGAGCGCTCCGGCGCCGACATCTATGCTTTGCGTATTGGCAACGTCATAGAGCCGCACGAATACGAGCAGTTCCCGATCTTCTTCGCCAATCCCGAAATGCGCAAGCGCATCGCCTGGTCCTATATCGACGCCCGCGACCTCGGCCAGATCGTCCATCTCTGCATCGAGAAATCAGGCCTGGGCTACCAGGTGTTCAATGCCACCAACGACACGGTGTCCGCCAATACGCCAAGCCGTGAACTGGCGAAGCGGTTCTTCCCCAACGTACCTTTCAAGCGCGAGATCGGCGAATACGAGAGCCTGCTCTCGAACCGCAAGATCCGTGAGGTTCTCGGTTTCAAGGAAGAGCACGACTGGCGGAAGTATGTGAAGGTGTGA
- a CDS encoding bifunctional diguanylate cyclase/phosphodiesterase yields MMHARSASLKLISVAWPFVLVIFLQGALAIFSLQVAASLRAYATGESLWSKGQFHALYHLNRYTDSGDPSFLAEYRRSIAVPLGDREGRLALEADPPDVEAAFEGFRKGGNHPDDIPGLIWLFQYFRWVPDMAAAVEDWRAADVGMLKTASFADSIHDTARLSDAERLVLKKRLDAINLEVAPLTRQFSERLGISIRRMQQVLLWSNVGIALIFVILTILRLNAFLAHRRMIEQRLSWNANHDELTRLPNRRLFEQTLGEVMTAPDMTLALMFIDLDQFKAVNDSGGHAAGDRLLQRVSEELLKHTRQDDLLARLGGDEFGLVMPDATEEEARSIASQLREALEALDFTWQGQRYSISASIGLVHFRKGEFTIQEALRAADVACYIAKEKGRNRVHVFESADAAQTQFTVDLGWVQRLHRALEKDSFRLFAQAIAPAKADVTLGEHCEILLRLEEDGKITPPNAFIPAAERFGIMPAIDRWVVRNALDIISRCANPERGTYAINLSGLTFRDDTFLAFLCGELRRTGVPARALCFEVTETAAIQDLDEAVAFMKAARGMGCRFALDDFGVGMSSLTYLKRLPVDFVKIDGSFVRDMLTDRMDRTTVEMINQISHLSGRQTIAELVENEEILAALQEIGVDYVQGYAIARPVPFEPSEGEEERSESRVA; encoded by the coding sequence ATGATGCATGCGAGAAGTGCCAGTCTCAAGCTGATATCCGTTGCCTGGCCTTTTGTTCTCGTCATCTTTCTTCAGGGGGCGCTTGCCATCTTCAGCCTGCAGGTGGCAGCGTCGTTACGTGCTTACGCCACCGGTGAAAGCCTGTGGTCCAAGGGGCAGTTCCACGCGCTATACCATCTCAATCGTTATACGGACTCGGGCGATCCGTCATTCCTCGCGGAATATCGCCGCTCGATTGCAGTACCGCTTGGTGACCGCGAGGGGCGCCTAGCGCTCGAGGCCGATCCGCCTGACGTGGAGGCCGCGTTTGAAGGTTTCCGCAAAGGCGGTAATCACCCCGACGATATCCCGGGACTTATCTGGTTGTTCCAATACTTTCGATGGGTGCCCGATATGGCCGCCGCCGTCGAGGATTGGCGCGCTGCTGATGTCGGCATGTTGAAAACGGCGTCGTTTGCGGATTCTATCCATGACACCGCCCGGCTTTCCGATGCCGAGCGCCTGGTCCTGAAGAAACGGCTCGATGCCATCAACCTCGAGGTAGCGCCGCTGACGCGGCAATTCTCCGAACGGCTTGGTATAAGTATCCGACGCATGCAGCAGGTCCTGCTCTGGAGCAATGTCGGCATAGCGCTTATCTTCGTCATTCTCACGATTTTGCGGTTGAACGCATTCCTGGCGCATCGCCGCATGATCGAGCAGCGGCTGTCATGGAATGCCAACCACGACGAGCTTACCCGTCTGCCCAACAGGCGCCTGTTCGAGCAGACGCTCGGCGAGGTGATGACCGCGCCAGACATGACGCTTGCGCTGATGTTCATCGATCTCGACCAGTTCAAGGCCGTCAATGACAGTGGCGGACATGCCGCTGGCGACCGGCTGTTGCAGCGCGTCTCAGAGGAACTGCTGAAGCACACCAGACAGGATGACCTGCTGGCCCGCCTCGGCGGCGATGAATTCGGCCTCGTGATGCCTGATGCCACGGAGGAAGAGGCGCGGTCCATCGCCTCCCAGCTTCGCGAGGCTTTGGAAGCGCTCGATTTCACGTGGCAGGGCCAACGCTATTCCATAAGCGCAAGCATCGGCCTGGTGCATTTCCGCAAGGGCGAGTTCACCATTCAGGAGGCACTGCGCGCCGCCGATGTCGCCTGCTACATCGCCAAGGAAAAGGGCCGCAACCGCGTCCATGTCTTCGAGTCGGCGGATGCGGCCCAGACCCAGTTCACCGTCGATCTCGGCTGGGTGCAGCGTCTTCACCGTGCGCTGGAGAAGGACAGTTTCCGTCTCTTCGCCCAGGCCATTGCACCGGCAAAAGCTGACGTAACCCTTGGTGAGCACTGCGAAATCCTGCTTCGCCTGGAGGAGGACGGCAAGATCACCCCGCCGAACGCCTTCATTCCCGCCGCCGAACGTTTCGGCATCATGCCCGCGATCGATCGCTGGGTGGTGCGCAACGCGCTCGATATCATAAGCCGATGCGCCAATCCCGAACGCGGCACCTATGCGATCAATCTGAGCGGCCTTACCTTCCGGGACGACACTTTCCTCGCGTTCCTGTGCGGCGAACTGAGGCGCACCGGCGTTCCCGCTCGCGCCCTCTGCTTCGAGGTGACCGAAACTGCCGCGATCCAAGATCTAGACGAGGCCGTCGCTTTCATGAAAGCTGCGCGCGGCATGGGTTGCCGCTTCGCGCTCGATGATTTCGGCGTCGGCATGTCGTCGCTGACTTATCTCAAGCGGCTGCCGGTCGATTTCGTCAAGATCGACGGCAGCTTCGTGCGCGACATGCTGACCGACAGGATGGACCGGACGACGGTCGAGATGATCAACCAGATCTCGCATCTCTCTGGCCGGCAGACCATCGCGGAACTTGTCGAAAACGAGGAAATCCTGGCGGCGCTCCAAGAGATCGGCGTCGACTATGTGCAGGGCTACGCGATCGCGCGCCCGGTTCCGTTCGAACCGAGCGAGGGTGAGGAAGAGCGTTCGGAGAGCCGTGTTGCCTGA
- a CDS encoding saccharopine dehydrogenase family protein yields the protein MIITILGGAGFMGAGIVRDMISDRAIINITTIRICDTSPPRMEALVNELGDPRLDLVDLDVTNPAKLAAAITGADICVNCVPTLAGHQMVIFEAAFEARVPYVDLGGLGTYTVKQIAENERFKAAGMTAITGIGADPGLSNVICRAVADELDAIEKINLYWAAELVGPENPVLVPPYSVSTVLAEYAHPSTQFLDGRHVSCAPMTGVEVIDLPEPWGRCEFMYSPHSEQLTVPLAEGIAEKGIQEFTWKLHLPHREHEAWVGLVKAGFGDFNEPVEIGGAAVKPLDVLAKVIQRNIEKNADKIPAQDSHEIHFAIGRGKKNGRPAMARCDVIVTPDPMYDGYVDACTSMCASIAVQLLLKHPRKPGVYAPEGYFEAADFFAEAEKRKFKVTKSFEYLD from the coding sequence ATGATCATCACCATTCTCGGCGGCGCGGGCTTCATGGGGGCGGGTATCGTCCGTGACATGATCTCGGATCGGGCCATCATCAACATCACGACGATTCGCATCTGCGATACGTCGCCGCCGCGCATGGAGGCGCTGGTCAATGAACTCGGCGACCCGAGGCTCGACCTGGTCGATCTTGATGTTACCAACCCGGCCAAGCTCGCCGCTGCAATCACGGGTGCCGATATCTGTGTCAATTGCGTGCCCACCCTGGCGGGTCACCAGATGGTGATCTTCGAGGCAGCCTTTGAGGCACGCGTGCCCTATGTCGATCTCGGCGGACTAGGCACGTATACCGTCAAGCAGATCGCCGAGAACGAGCGGTTCAAGGCGGCCGGCATGACCGCAATCACCGGGATCGGTGCCGATCCCGGCCTGTCGAACGTGATCTGCCGGGCGGTAGCCGATGAACTCGACGCAATCGAGAAGATCAATCTCTACTGGGCAGCCGAACTGGTGGGGCCGGAAAATCCGGTGCTGGTGCCGCCCTATTCCGTCTCCACGGTGCTTGCGGAATATGCGCATCCATCGACGCAGTTCCTCGACGGCCGGCATGTGAGTTGCGCGCCTATGACCGGTGTCGAAGTGATCGACCTGCCTGAACCCTGGGGCCGTTGCGAGTTCATGTATTCACCGCATTCCGAGCAGCTCACCGTGCCGCTGGCAGAGGGCATCGCCGAGAAGGGTATCCAGGAATTCACCTGGAAGCTCCACCTGCCGCATCGCGAGCACGAGGCGTGGGTCGGGCTGGTGAAGGCGGGATTCGGCGACTTCAACGAGCCGGTCGAGATTGGGGGCGCTGCTGTGAAGCCGCTCGATGTACTGGCGAAAGTTATCCAGCGAAATATCGAGAAGAACGCCGACAAAATACCGGCACAGGACAGCCACGAAATCCACTTCGCGATCGGCCGGGGAAAGAAGAACGGCCGGCCGGCGATGGCGCGTTGCGATGTGATTGTGACGCCTGACCCGATGTATGACGGCTATGTCGATGCCTGTACGTCGATGTGCGCCTCGATCGCCGTGCAGCTTTTGCTGAAGCACCCGAGGAAGCCGGGCGTCTATGCCCCTGAGGGGTATTTTGAAGCCGCGGACTTCTTCGCCGAGGCGGAGAAACGTAAGTTCAAGGTGACGAAAAGCTTCGAATATCTCGATTGA
- a CDS encoding aldehyde dehydrogenase, with amino-acid sequence MSTEAFDPGRPVHFLHPSYISSGGKLMDIVNPATLAVEGQLADTTADELDAVLRRVNVAQRQWKLIDAKTRATILHRVANKIEATDMRRCAELMVREQGKPYPEAIGEVANCAGAFRYFAEMARDEAGKVAGTTQAGSFQYARYEPVGVSVHIMPFNFPVLLMCWTVAASLASGNGCIIKPALATTLSTLKFMEVFEALPEGLIACVPGGAEIAQTLIASPLTHAVAFTGSVAAGKAVASAAAAQMKPAVIEAGGSDPMIITKHAPIDVAAAGAVTAAFHLTGQVCTSAERFFVVEDVHDAFVAAFKAETLRLRIGNGLDKAELGPLVSEAARAKVIRLVEDARTKGATVVCGGKIPDDQPIGWFYEPTVLTNVTMDMAIMREECFGPVAPIMKVRDFEEAIERANDSPFGLGASVFTTSLEEAMEAAERLESGMVWVNNPMIDNDALPFGGWKSSGMGRELSRLGLDAFRRSKMVIIDHKPVRQGWWYPYPDDWFYETGGRKHV; translated from the coding sequence ATGAGCACTGAGGCGTTCGATCCCGGCAGGCCGGTGCACTTTCTTCATCCATCCTACATTTCGTCGGGCGGAAAGCTGATGGACATCGTCAATCCCGCGACGCTAGCCGTCGAGGGCCAGCTCGCCGATACGACGGCGGATGAACTCGATGCAGTGCTAAGGCGGGTCAATGTGGCGCAGAGGCAATGGAAGCTGATCGACGCGAAGACGCGCGCGACGATCCTCCACCGCGTCGCCAACAAGATCGAAGCCACTGACATGCGCCGCTGCGCCGAACTGATGGTGCGAGAGCAGGGCAAGCCCTATCCGGAGGCGATCGGCGAGGTGGCCAATTGCGCCGGCGCCTTCCGCTATTTCGCCGAGATGGCACGCGACGAGGCGGGCAAGGTGGCCGGCACCACGCAGGCCGGGTCGTTCCAATATGCGCGCTACGAGCCGGTCGGCGTATCCGTCCACATCATGCCGTTCAATTTCCCTGTTTTGCTGATGTGCTGGACGGTCGCGGCCTCCCTCGCATCCGGCAATGGATGCATTATCAAGCCGGCGCTGGCGACTACGCTTTCGACGCTGAAATTCATGGAAGTGTTCGAGGCGCTGCCCGAGGGGCTAATCGCCTGCGTGCCTGGCGGCGCCGAGATTGCCCAGACGCTGATTGCCTCGCCCCTCACCCATGCCGTCGCCTTCACCGGCTCGGTCGCCGCTGGCAAGGCGGTCGCTTCGGCGGCGGCGGCGCAGATGAAACCGGCTGTCATCGAAGCCGGCGGTTCCGACCCGATGATCATTACCAAACATGCGCCGATCGATGTCGCGGCGGCTGGTGCCGTCACGGCAGCGTTCCATCTGACGGGCCAGGTCTGCACCTCGGCCGAGCGCTTCTTCGTGGTCGAGGATGTGCATGACGCCTTCGTCGCGGCATTCAAGGCCGAAACACTGCGGCTGCGCATCGGCAATGGCCTCGACAAGGCGGAGCTTGGTCCACTGGTCAGCGAGGCGGCGCGCGCCAAAGTGATCCGCCTCGTCGAGGACGCAAGGACCAAGGGCGCGACCGTCGTCTGCGGCGGCAAGATACCCGACGACCAGCCCATCGGCTGGTTCTACGAGCCGACGGTCCTCACCAATGTGACCATGGATATGGCGATCATGCGGGAGGAATGTTTTGGCCCCGTGGCGCCGATCATGAAGGTGCGGGACTTCGAAGAAGCAATCGAGCGCGCCAATGACAGCCCCTTCGGCCTCGGCGCCTCGGTCTTCACCACCTCGCTCGAAGAAGCGATGGAAGCTGCCGAGCGGCTCGAAAGCGGCATGGTCTGGGTCAACAACCCGATGATCGACAACGACGCCCTGCCCTTTGGCGGCTGGAAGAGTTCCGGCATGGGTCGCGAGCTTTCACGCCTCGGGCTGGATGCCTTCCGCCGCTCGAAGATGGTGATCATCGACCACAAACCGGTGCGGCAGGGCTGGTGGTATCCTTATCCCGACGACTGGTTTTACGAGACCGGCGGGCGAAAGCATGTCTAA
- a CDS encoding cupin domain-containing protein — translation MSTAPSMKKPLEQAELVDWGTIPTMIEGVSHVSGKLIHKGPNGESECGLWICTPGKWECHVTRDEFCHFLEGRSTYVHESGDVIEITPDTAAFFPKDWKGVCTVHETIKKVYMIR, via the coding sequence ATGAGCACCGCACCATCCATGAAGAAGCCGCTCGAGCAGGCCGAGCTTGTCGACTGGGGGACGATCCCAACGATGATCGAGGGCGTCAGCCATGTCTCCGGCAAACTGATCCACAAGGGACCGAACGGCGAGAGCGAATGCGGCCTGTGGATCTGCACGCCCGGCAAGTGGGAATGCCATGTGACACGCGACGAATTCTGCCATTTCCTCGAGGGCCGCAGCACCTATGTGCATGAAAGCGGCGACGTGATCGAGATCACGCCGGATACGGCAGCGTTCTTTCCGAAGGACTGGAAGGGCGTCTGCACCGTGCATGAGACGATCAAGAAAGTGTACATGATCCGATGA
- a CDS encoding cupin domain-containing protein, with amino-acid sequence MTTPNWPDHKNVEMEDWGLSKTAISGAPHAHGKILSVNADGSSECGIWSCTPGERTLVFENDEFCYFLGGKGSYVHDNGEEIPVHSGAIVFFPKGWSGRSIITETLSKAFMSR; translated from the coding sequence ATGACCACACCGAACTGGCCCGATCACAAAAACGTTGAGATGGAGGACTGGGGCCTCTCCAAGACGGCGATTTCAGGCGCGCCGCATGCGCATGGAAAAATCCTGTCGGTCAATGCCGATGGTTCCAGCGAATGCGGTATCTGGTCGTGCACGCCGGGTGAGCGGACGCTTGTCTTCGAGAATGACGAGTTCTGCTATTTCCTCGGCGGCAAGGGGTCTTACGTCCATGATAATGGCGAGGAAATCCCGGTCCATTCTGGCGCCATCGTGTTCTTTCCCAAGGGCTGGAGCGGCCGCTCGATCATCACCGAAACGCTCTCCAAGGCCTTCATGAGCCGCTGA
- a CDS encoding cupin domain-containing protein, with translation MTNTLKSTAPHIHNATTYGDLVDWGSQPDMVEGQSHSSGRLLFKGPNNQPETGIWVCTPGRWRLTIPRDEFCHFVAGRATYRHDNGEVIEVTPGTAVTFLAGWTGECTVHETMRNIYMLV, from the coding sequence ATGACCAACACCCTCAAATCCACCGCCCCGCACATCCATAATGCCACGACCTATGGCGACCTTGTAGATTGGGGCAGTCAGCCCGACATGGTCGAGGGTCAGTCGCATTCCTCCGGCCGGCTGCTGTTCAAGGGACCGAACAACCAGCCGGAAACCGGCATCTGGGTCTGCACCCCGGGCCGTTGGCGGCTGACGATACCGCGCGACGAGTTCTGCCATTTCGTCGCCGGGCGGGCGACCTACCGGCATGACAATGGCGAGGTGATCGAGGTCACGCCTGGCACTGCCGTGACTTTTCTTGCGGGCTGGACCGGCGAATGCACCGTGCATGAGACCATGCGCAACATCTACATGCTTGTTTGA